The following coding sequences are from one Pseudonocardia sp. HH130630-07 window:
- a CDS encoding MFS transporter: MTEPGGGGRTGWVAPLCWSAVALEGFDLVVLGVVLPSLLDEPAWGLTPATASLVSTAGLLGVMVGALSAGPLADLLGRRRAMLATVVSFSVLTLLCAVATGPWTFGALRFLAGLGLGGVLPVALAMVNEYGRSGRGGSATTALMTGYHVGAVATSLLGILLIPVWGWRAMFVAGALPALVLVPLLARYLPDSRPQPPPATGAARSRNPVAQLVRDGYLRSSVAFWVASFMGLLLVYGLNTWLPEIMRAAGYGLGAALAQLLVLNIGAIAGLLVAGRVADRTGVRAATPAWFAGGALFLALLAVPLPGAGIYLSVLLAGVFVFSAQVLVYAHVSQHYPDHARASALGAASGIGRLGAISGPLLGGGLLSAGLAYPWGFFAFAAVAALGAVAVLAVPRAVPARAR; the protein is encoded by the coding sequence ATGACCGAACCGGGTGGAGGCGGCCGCACGGGCTGGGTGGCACCGCTGTGCTGGTCGGCGGTGGCCCTGGAGGGCTTCGATCTCGTCGTGCTGGGGGTGGTCCTCCCGTCGCTGCTGGACGAACCGGCCTGGGGCCTGACCCCGGCGACGGCGTCACTGGTCTCGACGGCCGGGCTGCTCGGCGTGATGGTCGGGGCGCTCTCGGCCGGGCCGCTGGCGGATCTTCTCGGCCGCCGGCGTGCCATGCTCGCCACCGTCGTGTCGTTCTCGGTTCTGACCCTGCTCTGCGCCGTGGCGACCGGGCCGTGGACCTTCGGTGCCCTGCGTTTCCTCGCGGGACTCGGCCTCGGCGGGGTGCTGCCGGTCGCGCTGGCGATGGTCAACGAGTATGGCCGGTCCGGCCGCGGCGGCAGCGCCACCACGGCGCTGATGACGGGGTACCACGTGGGTGCCGTCGCGACATCGCTGCTCGGGATCCTGCTCATCCCGGTCTGGGGCTGGCGGGCGATGTTCGTGGCCGGGGCGCTGCCGGCGCTCGTCCTGGTCCCGCTGCTGGCCCGGTACCTGCCCGACTCCCGGCCGCAGCCCCCGCCAGCCACGGGAGCGGCCCGGTCCCGCAATCCGGTGGCCCAGCTCGTCCGGGACGGCTACCTGCGTTCGTCGGTGGCGTTCTGGGTGGCGTCGTTCATGGGGCTGCTGCTGGTGTACGGCCTCAACACCTGGCTGCCGGAGATCATGCGGGCGGCCGGTTACGGCCTCGGGGCCGCGCTGGCCCAGCTGCTCGTGCTCAACATCGGGGCGATCGCCGGTCTGCTGGTGGCGGGGCGGGTCGCCGACCGCACCGGGGTCCGCGCCGCGACGCCGGCCTGGTTCGCGGGCGGCGCGCTGTTCCTGGCCCTGCTCGCGGTGCCGCTGCCCGGTGCCGGGATCTACCTGAGCGTGCTGCTCGCCGGGGTGTTCGTGTTCAGCGCCCAGGTGCTGGTGTACGCGCACGTCAGCCAGCACTACCCGGACCACGCGCGGGCGTCGGCGCTCGGTGCGGCCAGCGGGATCGGCCGGCTCGGGGCGATCAGCGGCCCGTTGCTCGGTGGCGGGCTGCTCTCGGCCGGGCTCGCCTACCCGTGGGGCTTCTTCGCGTTCGCCGCGGTGGCCGCGCTCGGCGCGGTCGCGGTGCTCGCCGTGCCGCGGGCCGTGCCGGCACGGGCGCGCTGA
- a CDS encoding tetratricopeptide repeat protein: MSSAMAGAVDLSGLKARAESAGKQPSGGAPAAGGDQAAGGPYVVDATEQGFQDEVLEPSLQVPVVVELWASRYPREEQLSAELERLAAAGGGAWLLARVDIDTQPRIAQAFRVQQVPMIVVLVGGQPADAVNGAIPDDRAAEWVASLLDALRDRMPAIAEGEQRAAAGADASAEPEEEPEDPRFTAAEDAVEQGDYAAAEAAYQAILDAEPANEQAKAALAQVRFLARSEQADPSAIERADAAPDDVDAQIAAANAELAADRVEQAFSRLVDTVARTAGDDRDRARGHLVELFELFPSDDQRVSTARRALARALF, from the coding sequence ATGTCGTCGGCCATGGCCGGAGCGGTCGATCTCTCCGGCCTGAAGGCGCGGGCCGAGTCGGCCGGCAAGCAGCCGTCCGGCGGTGCGCCGGCCGCCGGTGGCGACCAGGCCGCCGGTGGTCCGTACGTCGTCGACGCCACCGAGCAGGGTTTCCAGGACGAGGTCCTGGAACCGTCGCTGCAGGTCCCGGTCGTCGTCGAGCTGTGGGCGAGCCGGTACCCGCGCGAGGAGCAGCTGTCCGCCGAGCTGGAGCGGCTGGCCGCGGCCGGTGGCGGCGCCTGGCTGCTCGCCCGGGTCGACATCGACACCCAGCCGCGGATCGCCCAGGCGTTCCGCGTCCAGCAGGTCCCGATGATCGTCGTCCTGGTCGGCGGTCAGCCGGCCGACGCGGTCAACGGCGCCATCCCGGACGACCGGGCGGCGGAGTGGGTCGCCTCGCTGCTCGACGCGCTGCGCGACCGGATGCCCGCGATCGCCGAGGGCGAGCAGCGGGCCGCCGCCGGGGCCGACGCGTCCGCCGAGCCCGAGGAGGAGCCGGAGGACCCCCGGTTCACCGCGGCGGAGGACGCGGTGGAGCAGGGCGACTACGCCGCCGCCGAGGCCGCCTACCAGGCGATCCTGGACGCGGAGCCGGCGAACGAGCAGGCGAAGGCCGCGCTCGCGCAGGTGCGGTTCCTGGCCCGTTCCGAGCAGGCCGACCCGTCGGCGATCGAGCGCGCCGACGCCGCGCCCGACGACGTCGACGCCCAGATCGCCGCCGCCAACGCCGAGCTGGCGGCGGACCGGGTCGAGCAGGCGTTCAGCAGGCTGGTGGACACCGTGGCCCGGACCGCCGGCGACGACCGTGACCGCGCCCGCGGGCACCTCGTCGAGCTGTTCGAGCTGTTCCCGTCCGACGACCAGCGGGTGAGCACCGCGCGCCGGGCACTCGCCCGCGCGCTGTTCTGA
- a CDS encoding esterase/lipase family protein — MTPGEPARVVLVHGAWHRGACWAPVAAELERSGAAVAAPDLPSDTPRAGHREYVDAVLAAIGPGTDGPPVVLVAHSLGGLVATVAADRLGPRRVRALVLVGAFLPRPGRAFAEVLRAEPDLLVPGYDAGVRRGEGRTTRWPDAATVAAGLYRGVADELAAGAAGAVAGPAATVAGPAGTAVAPAGAVAGPAAAVALAADADAVVAGAAGGLRAQDWTLLTEPCPLAAWPRVRTVAVVCAGDRVVAPAAGRRAAGGIGPGVAEVVELPGGHFPMLTRPVELAGLIAGLATDGAAPGSP; from the coding sequence GTGACCCCGGGGGAGCCGGCGCGGGTCGTCCTCGTGCACGGGGCCTGGCACCGGGGCGCGTGCTGGGCGCCGGTCGCCGCCGAGCTGGAGCGGTCCGGGGCGGCGGTGGCCGCGCCGGACCTCCCGTCGGACACGCCGCGGGCCGGGCACCGCGAGTACGTCGACGCGGTGCTCGCCGCCATCGGGCCGGGAACGGACGGCCCGCCCGTGGTCCTGGTCGCGCACTCGCTGGGCGGGCTGGTCGCCACGGTCGCCGCGGACCGGCTGGGCCCGCGGCGGGTGCGCGCGCTCGTCCTGGTCGGGGCGTTCCTGCCCCGGCCCGGCCGGGCGTTCGCCGAGGTGCTGCGCGCCGAGCCGGACCTGCTCGTGCCCGGGTACGACGCGGGCGTCCGGCGCGGCGAGGGGCGGACGACCCGGTGGCCGGACGCGGCGACCGTGGCGGCCGGTCTCTACCGCGGCGTGGCCGACGAGCTGGCCGCCGGAGCCGCCGGGGCGGTCGCCGGGCCCGCCGCGACGGTCGCCGGCCCCGCAGGAACGGCCGTCGCTCCCGCCGGGGCGGTCGCCGGTCCCGCTGCGGCCGTCGCTCTCGCCGCGGACGCCGATGCGGTGGTCGCGGGCGCGGCGGGCGGTCTGCGCGCGCAGGACTGGACCCTGCTCACCGAGCCGTGCCCGCTCGCGGCGTGGCCGCGGGTCCGCACGGTCGCGGTGGTGTGCGCGGGCGACCGCGTGGTCGCCCCCGCGGCCGGGCGGCGCGCCGCCGGCGGGATCGGGCCCGGGGTGGCAGAGGTCGTCGAGCTGCCGGGTGGGCACTTCCCCATGCTCACCAGGCCGGTCGAGCTGGCCGGGCTGATCGCCGGGCTCGCCACGGACGGCGCCGCGCCCGGGTCACCGTGA
- a CDS encoding thiamine-binding protein: MLFAFSIAPSGSASEDGGVGAAVAEAVRVVRESGLPNETTSMFTTIESETWDEGMAVVKRAVEAVAAVSPRVSLVLKADIRPGHQGQLRAKVDRVEQHLREGTG; the protein is encoded by the coding sequence ATGCTCTTCGCGTTCAGCATCGCGCCGTCGGGATCCGCGTCGGAGGACGGCGGGGTCGGTGCCGCCGTCGCCGAGGCGGTCCGGGTCGTCCGCGAGTCCGGCCTGCCCAACGAGACGACGTCGATGTTCACCACCATCGAGTCCGAGACCTGGGACGAGGGGATGGCGGTGGTCAAACGGGCCGTCGAGGCGGTGGCGGCGGTCTCGCCGCGGGTCAGCCTGGTCCTCAAGGCCGACATCCGGCCCGGGCACCAGGGGCAGCTGCGGGCGAAGGTGGACCGGGTCGAGCAGCACCTGCGGGAGGGCACCGGGTGA
- a CDS encoding MarR family winged helix-turn-helix transcriptional regulator: protein MTTRGSLPFDPIQRAADLWEERVGPARTMATVTSVMRVQQILLSEVDGALKPHGLTFARYEALVLLDFARRGSLPMRVMGERLQLHPTSVTNIVDRLQGDGLVRRLPHPTDRRATLVELTPDGRDRLAKATVAVTSIDFGLTGLDDGEQETLTTLLRRIRRSAGDFD, encoded by the coding sequence ATGACTACCCGCGGGTCACTTCCCTTCGACCCGATCCAGCGCGCCGCCGACCTGTGGGAGGAACGGGTCGGCCCGGCGCGCACGATGGCCACGGTCACCAGCGTGATGCGGGTCCAGCAGATCCTGCTCTCCGAGGTGGACGGCGCGCTGAAGCCGCACGGGCTGACCTTCGCCCGGTACGAGGCGCTGGTCCTGCTCGACTTCGCGCGGCGGGGCAGCCTGCCGATGCGGGTCATGGGCGAGCGGCTGCAGCTGCACCCCACCAGCGTCACCAACATCGTCGACCGGCTGCAGGGCGACGGGCTGGTCCGCCGCCTCCCGCACCCCACCGACCGGCGCGCGACGCTGGTCGAGCTCACCCCGGACGGCCGGGACCGGCTCGCCAAGGCCACGGTCGCCGTGACCTCCATCGACTTCGGGCTCACCGGCCTCGACGACGGCGAGCAGGAGACCCTGACCACGCTGCTGCGCCGGATCCGCAGGTCCGCGGGCGACTTCGACTGA
- a CDS encoding helix-turn-helix domain-containing protein, translated as MEDEPAPHPVRADRADRADRSPLRAARLGRGWSQSQAARELAGLAAGAADPAGAAPRAGSLKTQLSRWENGHATPAPEHRALLSRLYGVPAAELGLEPPPAPAAAGGADRLRAALARSSAVDAQAAELLHRQLRATAALDHRLGTAAAHAAVRAQVDQLGDLLGHCLDPAIGTRLADLLARAALLAGDQERDRDDPDLAWRSYTTAATAARRAGRDDLATAAEHRRWRLAAEIGVPGGPLAADLQHPPAAVVADLLHEAEGPSLRDRAEAALREARAATEAGRPERATEAAARAGSLALRGGSARVVARLRELPP; from the coding sequence GTGGAGGACGAACCCGCACCGCACCCGGTCCGCGCAGACCGGGCCGACCGGGCCGACCGGTCCCCGTTGCGCGCGGCCCGGCTCGGGCGCGGCTGGTCGCAGTCGCAGGCCGCCCGGGAACTGGCCGGGCTCGCGGCCGGGGCGGCGGATCCGGCCGGCGCCGCCCCGCGTGCGGGCAGCCTGAAGACCCAGCTGTCCCGCTGGGAGAACGGGCACGCGACCCCGGCACCCGAGCACCGCGCCCTGCTCTCCCGGCTGTACGGCGTCCCGGCCGCCGAGCTGGGCCTGGAGCCGCCCCCCGCTCCGGCCGCCGCAGGTGGCGCCGACCGGCTCCGGGCCGCGCTGGCCCGGTCGTCCGCGGTCGACGCGCAGGCGGCGGAGCTGCTGCACCGCCAGCTCCGCGCCACCGCCGCACTCGACCACCGGCTCGGCACGGCGGCGGCGCACGCGGCGGTGCGCGCCCAGGTCGACCAGCTCGGCGACCTGCTCGGCCACTGCCTCGACCCGGCGATCGGCACCCGGCTGGCCGATCTGCTCGCCCGCGCCGCACTGCTCGCCGGCGACCAGGAGCGCGACCGGGACGACCCGGACCTCGCCTGGCGCTCCTACACCACGGCCGCCACGGCGGCCCGGCGTGCGGGGCGCGACGACCTGGCCACCGCCGCCGAGCACCGCAGGTGGCGGCTGGCGGCCGAGATCGGCGTCCCGGGCGGCCCGCTCGCGGCCGACCTGCAACACCCGCCGGCCGCGGTGGTGGCCGACCTGCTCCACGAGGCCGAGGGTCCCTCGCTGCGGGACCGGGCCGAGGCGGCGCTGCGGGAGGCACGTGCGGCGACCGAGGCCGGGCGTCCGGAGAGGGCGACCGAGGCCGCGGCCCGGGCGGGGAGCCTGGCCCTGCGCGGCGGATCGGCCCGGGTCGTCGCCCGGCTGCGGGAACTGCCCCCGTGA
- the meaB gene encoding methylmalonyl Co-A mutase-associated GTPase MeaB: MAGAPDPVELVRRARAGEQLAVARLISMVENAGGRLREVSAALAPHTGRAHVVGLTGSPGVGKSTSTSALVTELRARGRRVGVLAVDPSSPFSGGALLGDRVRMGEHTGDDGVFIRSMATRGHLGGLSWATPQALRVLDAAGCDVILVETVGVGQSEVEVVGLADSTVVLLAPGMGDGVQAAKAGILEIGDVFVVNKADRDGARRTVRELRNMLHLRDAGPDDWRPPVLSTVAARAEGIDGLADTLDEHLTWSEKSGERDRRRRERVRREIEAIGMEQVRSRMEQLRGGAVLDALTGRVLAGRLDPWAAADELLERSG, from the coding sequence GTGGCCGGAGCACCGGACCCGGTCGAGCTCGTGCGGCGGGCACGGGCCGGCGAGCAGCTCGCCGTGGCCCGGTTGATCTCGATGGTGGAGAACGCCGGTGGGCGGCTGCGCGAGGTGTCCGCCGCGCTGGCCCCGCACACCGGCCGCGCGCACGTCGTCGGGCTGACCGGGTCGCCGGGTGTCGGGAAGTCGACCTCGACGTCGGCCCTGGTCACCGAGCTGCGGGCGCGTGGCCGACGGGTCGGGGTGCTCGCGGTGGACCCGTCCTCGCCGTTCAGCGGCGGTGCGTTGCTCGGCGACCGGGTCCGGATGGGTGAGCACACCGGCGACGACGGCGTGTTCATCCGGTCGATGGCCACCCGCGGCCATCTCGGCGGGCTGTCCTGGGCCACGCCGCAGGCGCTGCGCGTGCTCGACGCCGCCGGGTGCGACGTGATCCTGGTCGAGACGGTCGGCGTCGGCCAGTCCGAGGTGGAGGTCGTCGGCCTGGCCGACAGCACCGTCGTGCTGCTCGCGCCCGGCATGGGGGACGGGGTGCAGGCCGCCAAGGCGGGGATCCTGGAGATCGGCGACGTGTTCGTGGTGAACAAGGCGGACCGCGACGGGGCCCGCCGGACGGTGCGCGAGCTGCGGAACATGCTGCACCTGCGCGACGCCGGGCCCGACGACTGGCGGCCGCCGGTGCTGTCCACGGTCGCGGCGCGCGCCGAGGGGATCGACGGGCTCGCCGACACCCTCGACGAGCACCTGACCTGGTCGGAGAAGTCCGGCGAGCGGGACCGCCGCCGGCGCGAGCGGGTGCGCCGCGAGATCGAGGCGATCGGCATGGAGCAGGTGCGCTCCCGGATGGAGCAGCTGCGCGGCGGCGCGGTGCTCGACGCGCTGACCGGCCGGGTGCTGGCCGGCCGGCTCGACCCGTGGGCCGCGGCCGACGAGCTGCTGGAGCGGTCCGGCTGA
- a CDS encoding acetyl-CoA C-acetyltransferase has protein sequence MSGTVIVAGARTPMGRLLGSLKGFSGAQLGGIAIKAALERAGVAPEQVEYTIMGQVLTAGAGQIPARQAAVAAGIPMDVPALTINKVCLSGVDAIALADQLIRAGEFDVVVAGGQESMTQAPHLLTKSREGTKFGDATLTDHMSLDGLFCAFDQVAMGASTEKYNERYGLTRAEQDAFSARSHQNAARAATDGTFEQEITPVEIPQRKGDPVIFATDEGVRGDTTTESLAKLKPAFAADGTITAGSASQISDGAAAVVVMSRAKAEELGLEWIAEIGAHGVVAGPDASLHEQPANAIARACAKEGIEPADLDLVEINEAFAAVGVVSTRTLGIDEDKVNVDGGAIALGHPIGMSGARIALHLALALKARGGGVGAAALCGGGGQGDALIIRVPKS, from the coding sequence GTGTCCGGAACCGTCATCGTCGCGGGAGCACGCACCCCGATGGGCCGCCTGCTCGGTTCGCTGAAGGGGTTCTCCGGGGCCCAGCTCGGCGGGATCGCCATCAAGGCCGCGCTGGAACGCGCGGGCGTCGCCCCGGAGCAGGTCGAGTACACGATCATGGGCCAGGTGCTGACGGCCGGGGCCGGCCAGATCCCGGCGCGGCAGGCCGCCGTCGCCGCCGGTATCCCGATGGACGTCCCGGCCCTGACGATCAACAAGGTCTGCCTGTCCGGGGTCGACGCGATCGCGCTCGCCGACCAGCTGATCCGCGCCGGTGAGTTCGACGTCGTCGTCGCCGGTGGGCAGGAGTCGATGACCCAGGCGCCGCACCTGCTCACCAAGTCCCGCGAGGGGACCAAGTTCGGTGACGCCACGCTCACCGACCACATGTCCCTCGACGGCCTGTTCTGCGCGTTCGACCAGGTGGCGATGGGTGCCTCGACCGAGAAGTACAACGAGCGCTACGGGCTGACCCGCGCCGAGCAGGACGCCTTCTCCGCCCGCTCGCACCAGAACGCCGCCCGCGCCGCCACCGACGGCACCTTCGAGCAGGAGATCACCCCGGTCGAGATCCCGCAGCGCAAGGGCGACCCCGTCATCTTCGCCACCGACGAGGGCGTCCGCGGGGACACCACGACCGAGAGCCTCGCCAAGCTGAAGCCCGCCTTCGCCGCCGACGGCACCATCACCGCCGGCTCGGCCTCGCAGATCTCCGACGGCGCCGCCGCGGTGGTCGTGATGAGCCGGGCGAAAGCCGAGGAGCTCGGGCTGGAGTGGATCGCCGAGATCGGCGCGCACGGCGTGGTCGCCGGGCCGGACGCCTCGCTGCACGAGCAGCCGGCGAACGCGATCGCCAGGGCCTGCGCGAAGGAGGGCATCGAGCCCGCCGACCTGGATCTCGTCGAGATCAACGAGGCGTTCGCCGCGGTCGGCGTCGTCTCCACCCGGACCCTGGGCATCGACGAGGACAAGGTCAACGTCGACGGCGGCGCCATCGCGCTGGGCCATCCGATCGGGATGTCCGGTGCCCGGATCGCGCTGCACCTCGCGCTGGCGCTCAAGGCCCGCGGCGGCGGTGTCGGCGCGGCCGCGCTGTGCGGTGGCGGCGGCCAGGGCGACGCGCTGATCATCCGCGTGCCGAAGTCCTGA
- the mce gene encoding methylmalonyl-CoA epimerase: MTTSDDALSPLVVAVDHVGIAVPDLDEAIRWYAENLGLVAVHTETNTEQGVREAMLGAPGEDPGATKVQLLAPLDENSTIATFIGRNGPGLQQVAYRVTDVVAAADALRAKGLRLLYDAPRRGTSDSRVNFVHPKDAGGVLVELVEPASGASAAH; encoded by the coding sequence ATGACGACATCCGATGACGCCCTGTCGCCGCTGGTCGTGGCCGTGGACCACGTCGGCATCGCCGTGCCCGACCTCGACGAGGCCATCCGCTGGTACGCCGAGAACCTCGGCCTGGTGGCGGTGCACACCGAGACCAACACCGAGCAGGGGGTGCGCGAGGCGATGCTCGGCGCTCCGGGTGAGGACCCCGGGGCGACCAAGGTCCAGCTCCTCGCCCCGCTGGACGAGAACTCCACCATCGCGACCTTCATCGGCCGCAACGGCCCGGGGCTGCAGCAGGTGGCCTACCGGGTGACCGACGTCGTCGCCGCGGCGGACGCCCTGCGCGCCAAGGGCCTGCGCCTGCTCTACGACGCCCCGCGCCGGGGCACCTCGGACTCCCGGGTCAACTTCGTCCACCCGAAGGACGCCGGTGGGGTGCTCGTCGAGCTGGTCGAACCCGCGTCCGGGGCGTCCGCGGCGCACTGA
- the ccrA gene encoding crotonyl-CoA carboxylase/reductase → MKDIRDAILAGQFADVGGLDVPEHYRAVTVRAADADMFAGLSTAEKDPRKSLRVDDVAVPELGPGEALVAVMASAINYNTVWTSIFEPVSTFSFLRRYGRLSPLTARHDLPYHVVGSDLAGVVVRTGPGVNAWKAGDQVVAHCLSVELESPDGHSDTMMDPEQRIWGFETNFGGLAELALVKSNQLMPKPDHLTWEEAASPGLVNSTAYRQLVSRNGADMKQGDVVLIWGASGGLGSYATQFALNGGATPVCVVSSAEKAQICRDMGAELVIDRNAEGYRFWSDPQTQDPSEWKRFGARIRELTGGEDPDIVFEHPGRETFGASVYVTRKGGQIVTCASTSGYMHEFDNRYLWMNLKRIVGSHFANYREAYEANRLVAKGMIHPTLSRVYPLDETGQAAHDVHRNVHQGKVGVLALAPEEGLGVANPEKRERHLAGINRFRGV, encoded by the coding sequence GTGAAGGACATCCGCGACGCCATCCTCGCCGGTCAGTTCGCCGACGTCGGCGGCCTGGACGTGCCCGAGCACTACCGGGCCGTCACCGTCCGGGCCGCCGACGCCGACATGTTCGCGGGCCTGAGCACGGCGGAGAAGGATCCGCGCAAGAGCCTGCGGGTCGACGACGTCGCGGTCCCCGAACTGGGCCCGGGCGAGGCACTGGTCGCCGTCATGGCCAGCGCCATCAACTACAACACCGTGTGGACGTCGATCTTCGAGCCGGTCTCCACGTTCAGCTTCCTGCGCCGCTACGGCCGGCTCTCCCCGCTCACCGCCCGGCACGACCTCCCGTACCACGTCGTGGGCTCGGACCTGGCCGGCGTCGTCGTCCGGACCGGCCCCGGGGTCAACGCCTGGAAGGCCGGCGACCAGGTCGTCGCGCACTGCCTGTCGGTCGAGCTGGAGAGCCCGGACGGGCACTCGGACACGATGATGGACCCGGAGCAGCGGATCTGGGGCTTCGAGACCAACTTCGGCGGGCTCGCGGAGCTGGCCCTGGTGAAGTCGAACCAGCTGATGCCCAAGCCGGACCACCTCACCTGGGAGGAGGCCGCGTCCCCCGGCCTGGTCAACTCCACCGCCTACCGGCAGCTCGTGTCGCGCAACGGGGCCGACATGAAGCAGGGCGACGTCGTGCTGATCTGGGGAGCCTCCGGCGGCCTCGGCTCCTACGCCACCCAGTTCGCGCTCAACGGCGGGGCCACACCGGTGTGCGTGGTGTCCTCGGCGGAGAAGGCGCAGATCTGCCGGGACATGGGCGCCGAGCTCGTGATCGACCGCAACGCCGAGGGCTACCGGTTCTGGTCCGACCCGCAGACCCAGGACCCGAGCGAGTGGAAGCGCTTCGGGGCCCGGATCCGGGAGCTGACCGGCGGCGAGGACCCGGACATCGTGTTCGAGCACCCGGGCCGGGAGACCTTCGGCGCGTCGGTCTACGTCACCCGCAAGGGTGGCCAGATCGTCACCTGCGCGTCGACGTCGGGCTACATGCACGAGTTCGACAACCGTTACCTGTGGATGAACCTCAAGCGGATCGTCGGCTCGCACTTCGCGAACTACCGCGAGGCCTACGAGGCCAACCGGCTCGTGGCGAAGGGCATGATCCACCCCACGCTGTCCCGGGTGTACCCGCTGGACGAGACCGGGCAGGCCGCGCACGACGTCCACCGCAACGTCCACCAGGGCAAGGTCGGGGTGCTCGCGCTGGCCCCGGAGGAGGGCCTCGGCGTCGCGAACCCGGAGAAGCGCGAGCGGCACCTGGCCGGGATCAACCGGTTCCGCGGGGTCTGA